A stretch of Flavobacterium sp. N1994 DNA encodes these proteins:
- a CDS encoding protein-L-isoaspartate(D-aspartate) O-methyltransferase — translation MKDTSKHQGLRNQLAKLLEEKGITDSAVLDAIRKIPRHLFLNSSFEDFAYQDKAFPIGAGQTISQPYTVAFQSQLLQVKKEQKILEIGTGSGYQTAVLVAMGAKVYSVERQNELFKTTSALLPKLGIRPKHLSFGDGYKGLPNHAPFDSIIVTAGAPIIPKALMAQLKIGGRLVIPVGDKEQVMTMLIRKNETQFEKHEFGDFKFVPLLENKN, via the coding sequence TTGAAAGATACAAGCAAACATCAAGGACTTCGAAATCAACTAGCCAAATTATTAGAAGAAAAAGGGATTACTGACTCAGCCGTTTTAGATGCTATTCGAAAAATTCCGCGCCATTTATTCTTAAACTCCAGTTTTGAAGATTTTGCCTATCAGGACAAAGCCTTTCCTATTGGAGCTGGGCAAACCATTTCTCAACCCTATACCGTAGCCTTTCAGAGTCAGTTATTACAAGTTAAAAAAGAACAAAAAATTCTTGAAATTGGTACAGGTTCTGGGTATCAAACCGCTGTTTTAGTGGCTATGGGAGCCAAAGTGTATTCAGTAGAAAGACAAAACGAACTCTTTAAAACTACTTCCGCTTTATTACCCAAATTAGGCATCCGACCAAAACATTTATCATTCGGTGATGGCTACAAAGGATTACCTAATCACGCTCCGTTTGATAGCATCATTGTTACCGCTGGAGCACCTATTATCCCTAAAGCCTTAATGGCACAATTAAAAATAGGAGGAAGGCTCGTTATTCCTGTTGGTGATAAAGAACAAGTAATGACCATGCTCATTCGCAAAAATGAAACACAGTTTGAAAAGCATGAATTTGGTGATTTTAAGTTTGTTCCTTTATTAGAAAATAAAAATTAA
- a CDS encoding leucine-rich repeat domain-containing protein has protein sequence MKKYYALFVITLLGFVGKAQIVNIPDANFKARLLAANAAINIASTQTPDDGGNVTSYNSVDTNNDGEIQVSEALAIKWLWLRSVSISDLTGIESFSNLQVLTCINDNLTNLNVSALTNLRRLNCTNNQIPSLNVSGLTNLQYVDCSDNQILSLNVIGLTNLQTLGCAHNQISSLDLNGLSNLQNLHCPNNHIPSLNLNGLTNLKTLGCYNNQLSSLDVSSLTNLEGLSCSDNQISSLDLSGLTNLTNLYCGNNQLSSLNVIGLTNLQILYCFNNQLTSLDLSSLTNLRELGCSNNQLSSINVSGLLNLNGFNCSNNQLSSLDVSGLTNLQILECSSNQLPSIDVSSLTNLTNFDCSNNQLPSIDVSSMTNLQILVCNGNQFSSLNVGDLTNLQVLYCLNNQLTSIDISGLTNIQQLNCSNNQLNTLFLKNGAIEVFLEFSNNPNLKYICADDNQVSDVQTKIVQYGYTNCHVNSYCSFTPGGDFYTIQGNNRYDSNANGCDVLDINLPSLNLAITDGTNTGTIIPDASGAYQYDIQAGTQTLTPTLENPTYFSISPTTVTVDFPTTSSPFVQDFCVTANGIHNDLEVVILPIGVARPGFDVNYKIIYKNKGTASQNGSVNLIFDDGVLDYVSAIPTLDSQATNSLSWNFSNLLPFETREITVVLNVNSPTETPAVNGGDILSYNATITNSTDETPLDNVSYLNQTVINSFDPNDKTCIEGTTITPSMVGQYVHYLVRFENNGTANAHNIVVKDIIDTTKFDVSSLVPLSGSASYTTRISNTNQVEFIFQNINLPFATGANTGYVAFKIKTLPTLVVGNTFSNSANIYFDYNFPIVTNTATTTIATLGTQDFDFGSVFTLSPVPAKNNLTITTKQDVVISSLSIYNTLGQLVQVITNPNDTIDVSGLQSGNYFVRMTSDKGSATGKFIKE, from the coding sequence ATGAAAAAATACTACGCTCTTTTCGTTATTACGTTACTTGGATTTGTTGGGAAGGCGCAGATTGTTAATATTCCGGATGCGAATTTTAAGGCGAGATTGTTGGCGGCGAATGCAGCAATTAATATCGCCTCAACACAAACACCTGATGACGGTGGAAATGTTACAAGTTATAATAGTGTTGACACCAACAATGATGGGGAAATACAAGTAAGTGAAGCTTTAGCTATTAAATGGCTGTGGTTACGTAGTGTCTCTATTTCAGATTTAACAGGAATAGAAAGTTTTAGTAATCTACAGGTTTTAACATGTATAAATGATAATCTTACCAATTTAAATGTGAGCGCATTGACTAATCTCCGAAGGTTAAATTGTACAAATAATCAAATTCCAAGTTTAAATGTAAGTGGCTTGACTAATCTTCAATATGTAGATTGTTCCGATAATCAAATTTTAAGTTTAAATGTAATTGGCTTGACTAATCTTCAAACTTTAGGTTGCGCCCATAATCAAATTTCAAGTTTAGATTTAAATGGCTTGTCTAATCTTCAAAATTTACATTGTCCAAATAATCATATTCCAAGTTTAAATTTAAATGGCTTGACTAATCTTAAAACTTTAGGTTGTTATAACAATCAATTGTCAAGTTTAGATGTAAGTAGTTTGACTAATCTTGAAGGATTAAGTTGTAGTGATAATCAAATTTCAAGTTTAGATTTAAGTGGCTTGACTAATCTTACTAATTTATATTGTGGCAATAATCAACTGTCAAGTTTGAATGTAATTGGCTTGACTAATCTTCAAATTTTATATTGTTTCAATAATCAACTTACGAGTTTAGATTTAAGCAGCTTAACTAATCTACGAGAATTAGGTTGTTCCAATAATCAACTGTCAAGTATAAATGTAAGTGGATTGCTTAATCTTAATGGTTTTAATTGTTCCAATAATCAACTGTCAAGTTTAGATGTAAGCGGCTTGACTAATCTTCAAATTTTAGAATGTAGCAGTAATCAACTTCCAAGTATCGATGTAAGTAGTTTGACTAATCTTACTAATTTCGATTGTTCAAATAATCAGCTGCCAAGTATAGATGTAAGCAGCATGACTAATCTTCAAATTTTAGTTTGTAATGGTAATCAATTTTCAAGCTTAAATGTAGGTGACTTGACTAATCTTCAAGTTTTATATTGTTTAAATAATCAACTTACGAGTATAGATATAAGTGGTTTGACTAATATTCAACAATTAAATTGTTCAAATAATCAACTAAACACTTTGTTTCTAAAAAACGGTGCTATTGAAGTTTTTTTAGAATTTTCAAATAATCCTAATCTAAAATATATCTGTGCTGATGATAATCAAGTTAGTGACGTTCAAACTAAAATAGTACAATATGGTTATACCAACTGCCATGTTAATTCGTATTGTAGTTTTACTCCTGGTGGTGATTTCTATACTATTCAAGGGAACAATCGCTATGATAGCAATGCTAATGGTTGTGATGTTTTAGATATAAACCTTCCTAGTTTAAACTTGGCTATTACAGACGGAACCAATACTGGCACCATAATACCTGATGCTTCAGGAGCTTATCAATATGACATTCAAGCTGGCACACAAACGCTAACACCAACTTTAGAAAACCCAACCTATTTTAGTATTTCACCCACAACAGTAACGGTTGATTTTCCAACAACCTCGAGCCCTTTTGTTCAGGACTTTTGTGTTACTGCTAACGGTATTCATAATGATTTAGAAGTTGTTATCCTTCCTATTGGTGTTGCAAGACCAGGTTTTGATGTCAATTATAAAATCATTTATAAAAACAAAGGAACAGCATCGCAAAATGGTTCAGTAAACTTAATTTTTGACGATGGAGTTTTAGATTATGTTTCGGCTATACCAACTTTAGACAGTCAGGCTACCAATAGTTTGAGTTGGAATTTTAGCAACTTATTGCCATTTGAAACAAGAGAAATAACAGTTGTATTGAATGTGAATTCGCCAACAGAAACTCCGGCAGTAAACGGAGGAGATATTTTGAGCTATAATGCAACTATCACAAATAGTACAGATGAAACACCTCTTGATAATGTATCCTATTTGAATCAAACTGTAATTAATTCCTTTGACCCCAATGACAAAACTTGTATTGAAGGAACTACTATTACTCCAAGTATGGTGGGACAGTATGTGCATTATTTAGTCCGTTTTGAGAATAATGGTACGGCTAATGCTCATAACATTGTGGTAAAAGATATTATTGATACTACTAAGTTTGATGTTAGTAGTTTGGTTCCGTTGAGTGGTAGTGCTTCTTATACTACTAGAATTTCAAATACTAATCAGGTAGAGTTTATTTTTCAAAACATCAACTTGCCTTTTGCTACTGGAGCGAATACTGGGTATGTAGCGTTTAAGATTAAAACCTTACCTACCCTTGTTGTAGGCAATACGTTTAGTAATAGTGCTAACATTTACTTTGATTATAATTTTCCTATTGTTACTAATACCGCAACGACTACTATCGCTACTTTGGGGACACAGGATTTTGATTTTGGAAGTGTGTTTACTTTGTCGCCAGTTCCTGCAAAGAATAATTTGACTATTACTACTAAGCAAGATGTTGTAATTAGCTCCTTGAGTATTTACAATACACTTGGTCAATTAGTGCAAGTGATTACTAATCCGAATGACACTATTGATGTTTCGGGGTTGCAAAGTGGCAATTATTTTGTTAGAATGACTAGTGATAAAGGAAGTGCTACAGGGAAGTTTATTAAAGAGTAG
- the smpB gene encoding SsrA-binding protein SmpB: protein MLKTINILNKRAKFDYEIIETYTAGIVLTGTEIKSIRLGKANITEGFCEFHNGELFAINTQIDEYLYGNQFNHKAKSERKLLLNKRELRKLEKNAETKGLTIIPLKLFTNEKGIAKLDIGLCRGKKTYDKRESLKEQDTKRDIDRIKKMY, encoded by the coding sequence ATGTTAAAAACAATAAACATCCTTAATAAACGAGCTAAATTTGATTATGAAATAATCGAAACCTATACTGCTGGGATTGTTTTAACTGGTACAGAAATTAAATCCATACGTTTAGGAAAGGCGAATATTACTGAAGGGTTTTGTGAGTTTCACAATGGCGAGTTATTTGCTATCAATACCCAAATTGATGAATACCTATATGGCAATCAATTTAATCACAAAGCTAAAAGCGAGCGTAAATTGTTATTGAATAAACGAGAGTTAAGAAAGCTTGAAAAAAATGCTGAAACCAAAGGACTTACTATTATTCCGTTGAAGTTGTTTACTAATGAAAAAGGGATAGCTAAATTGGATATTGGGCTTTGTCGTGGAAAGAAGACTTATGACAAGAGAGAATCTCTAAAAGAGCAAGACACTAAAAGAGATATTGACAGAATTAAAAAGATGTATTAA
- a CDS encoding S8 family peptidase, with amino-acid sequence MSKRIIKLLLLSLIIFSSCSKEDSMDKNAIVIEDSKKDPLTPAQINAKIDQALNTNHTFNWSDADSHLLWSAVVKGNNVLTIGFGNSKNDFERAKSSNNAQIQKELLAIITSYEGTTLDKVLINADAQLNLMDVMVTKQETIIALRQSQYIRYIEPADYRYLEVRDAQSRSSAGTSSGCGYDAEVLAAADYTTITPNAKVPWTFTQHNIPNAWSLSTGAGITIGIVDTGVSPNQSLLGANFNNGLSSGRSIQKNGVYVDSIWPWSTGYDGVNDLCGHGTSMAATAAAPRNDKGLPVGVAYNANLVTYRAAYNVVLDGYQEQEGVKKAFTALADNAKVKIISMSMGYIFSVGKIEDAIKYAYGKGKLIFCAAGTSTSFTTFVGVIFPAWMPETVAVTGVKEGATYQACSDCHTGSKVDFTVVMQRAASGNTVPVDSYYENQTDYIGGSSVATATTAGIAALVWSKNPTWTRDQVLTKMRQSANLYPNRNADFGYGNINAFLAVQ; translated from the coding sequence ATGTCCAAAAGAATTATCAAACTACTTCTTTTATCATTGATTATTTTCTCATCCTGTTCCAAAGAAGACTCAATGGATAAAAACGCTATCGTAATTGAAGACTCCAAAAAAGACCCACTAACACCTGCTCAAATCAATGCTAAAATAGACCAAGCCTTAAACACTAACCACACCTTCAATTGGAGTGATGCCGATTCACATCTTCTTTGGAGTGCAGTAGTAAAAGGTAATAACGTCCTAACCATTGGTTTCGGTAATTCGAAAAATGATTTCGAAAGAGCCAAATCTTCTAACAATGCGCAAATCCAAAAAGAACTCTTAGCCATCATCACCTCTTATGAAGGAACTACTTTAGACAAGGTGCTAATCAATGCCGATGCTCAGCTAAATCTAATGGATGTCATGGTTACCAAACAAGAAACCATAATAGCCTTACGTCAATCACAATACATTCGCTATATAGAACCTGCTGACTATAGATATTTAGAAGTACGCGATGCTCAAAGTCGTTCTAGCGCAGGTACAAGCTCAGGTTGTGGCTATGATGCCGAAGTCTTGGCTGCAGCCGATTATACAACCATAACGCCTAACGCAAAAGTGCCTTGGACATTCACCCAACACAATATCCCTAATGCTTGGAGTTTAAGCACAGGAGCCGGAATAACCATTGGTATAGTTGACACTGGAGTTTCGCCAAATCAATCGCTGTTAGGAGCTAATTTCAATAATGGATTGTCCTCAGGAAGAAGCATCCAAAAAAACGGAGTATATGTTGATTCTATTTGGCCATGGAGCACCGGATATGATGGTGTAAATGATTTATGCGGACACGGAACTAGCATGGCGGCCACAGCTGCAGCACCAAGAAACGATAAAGGATTGCCTGTGGGTGTTGCTTACAACGCAAATTTAGTTACTTACAGAGCCGCTTACAATGTAGTTTTAGATGGCTATCAAGAACAAGAAGGCGTTAAAAAAGCGTTCACCGCTTTAGCCGATAATGCTAAAGTAAAAATCATTTCCATGTCAATGGGATACATTTTCTCAGTAGGTAAAATAGAAGATGCTATCAAATACGCCTACGGAAAAGGAAAACTAATCTTCTGCGCCGCCGGAACTTCTACCAGTTTCACCACGTTTGTTGGCGTAATCTTCCCAGCTTGGATGCCTGAAACAGTAGCCGTAACCGGAGTAAAAGAAGGGGCAACTTACCAGGCCTGCAGCGATTGCCATACAGGCAGCAAAGTCGATTTCACGGTAGTAATGCAAAGAGCCGCTTCAGGAAACACAGTACCAGTAGATAGCTACTACGAAAACCAAACCGATTACATTGGAGGTTCCTCAGTAGCCACGGCCACCACAGCAGGAATAGCAGCCCTAGTTTGGTCTAAAAACCCAACCTGGACCAGAGACCAAGTCCTAACCAAAATGAGACAATCCGCCAACCTATACCCAAACAGAAACGCTGATTTCGGGTACGGAAACATCAATGCTTTCTTAGCGGTACAATAA
- a CDS encoding DUF3857 domain-containing protein, with product MKKTITICLLISQFVISQTTETKIWNLLLNNKRTEARKLFDQELKAKKNASIDVFLLDNFIDLESGKNDYDDAFIKSLAAFPESNYYINPLFRRQFILDEIQTVGFNDNTYKKIDAMAFLDVFKNNPIVIYYKATADRNRKDYAGFANHIKQLNSIMDWQFCGPFENLNDSGIDTEYEPELYPKNDKQFDANSNGIVSWYNPKIIQNEGYQTFSNENEYGNAIMYSQVFVDNPVEQEVVFNFGMSASLKIFVNDVEVYGNTLNKLSDLNAYKIKLLLPKGTNRILVKSAITNGNSYFFLALTDKQNQPISNLTYNNSYKEYTKSTTQSLKVEEIIPDYEAYFVNKVKANPTNVFYKILLFDSYIHNRKLELAQDIIEDLDKQYPNSSMIKIRLAKYYNFKDDDQKLEEIKKNIEIQDPDYYFALATKAQNTDWISSISMTELETYRDRAKKLKSPLIGILYDFYINARNSNIDAMIVNLDELFAKSNNSEFYITNLAKLYDTLEKKKEKTIAMLEELVAKKSNFDALSKLVVYYRDANRKEDIKRLFLERKNTLPYYTGVASDYISILIEEKKYNEALEEINNSLALFPYSFYLLEQKGQVYNYMSNVKEAEKYIRQSLSHNSGNSELRKQLYDITKTPDEIEEIDIKDKYKAIKERRKSQLKSDYGVVTLFDEYIVNILPEGGTKSKVVLLYEITTEKGIEEMKEYNLNTNSITLQKSEIVKEDGSLVPADKGEGTLVFPNLKVGDVIYLEYEYFNNSSGRFYKDFNLSCYFNSTYPTVESMFAIINPTDVKYNTKFSNGDIVPTIKKINNKTCTIWRRTNVPAMPLLESNSKNYNDLTNSVNVSSIKSWTDISNWYSDLVKKSLKLDKITKTTFDLIFPNGSAGMNQEDIAKKIYTYIAENIKYSSQDFRQSGYVPQKPSITITTKLGDCKDVSTLFVALAQLANVKANLVLVSTNNNSAQLMSLPSREFNHCIVKAIIDGKEVFLELTDKYLPFKALPISLYKANALVISFDKAENEKSSIIKIPFDSAIKNEIITNSVVNLSENEITLTNTHKVIGASKAYFNELFSEATTDDVRKKELEEDYNAKLKKNIKLQNIKLINNKSLDDSIEFETKLLVNEKIKNVGNLKIVDLPFIDKVYTRDIVAEENRNYDIKYITYENNLDYNSTIVLNIPADKKFTEIPENKSYTYKNHSYSINFELIKPNSLKVSRIVTTPWDNITTAEYADYKKYVEEVIANEDQVVGYK from the coding sequence ATGAAAAAAACAATTACTATTTGCCTTTTAATTTCTCAATTTGTAATCTCACAAACAACAGAAACTAAAATCTGGAATTTACTCTTAAACAACAAAAGAACAGAAGCCAGAAAACTATTTGATCAAGAACTTAAAGCAAAAAAAAATGCGTCAATAGATGTTTTTCTACTAGATAATTTTATTGATTTAGAAAGTGGTAAAAACGATTATGATGATGCTTTTATAAAATCTCTCGCTGCATTTCCAGAAAGTAACTACTATATAAATCCATTATTTAGAAGGCAATTTATCTTAGATGAAATCCAAACAGTAGGTTTCAACGATAATACTTATAAAAAAATAGATGCTATGGCTTTCTTGGATGTTTTTAAAAATAATCCAATCGTCATATACTACAAAGCCACAGCGGATAGAAATAGAAAAGATTATGCTGGTTTTGCCAATCATATAAAGCAACTAAATTCTATCATGGACTGGCAATTTTGTGGTCCGTTTGAAAACTTAAACGATAGCGGAATTGATACAGAATATGAACCAGAACTATATCCTAAAAATGACAAACAATTTGATGCTAATAGTAATGGTATAGTTTCTTGGTATAATCCTAAAATAATTCAAAATGAAGGATACCAAACGTTCTCTAACGAAAATGAATATGGAAATGCCATAATGTATTCTCAAGTATTTGTAGATAACCCTGTTGAACAAGAAGTTGTTTTTAATTTTGGGATGAGTGCTTCCCTTAAAATTTTTGTAAACGATGTAGAAGTATATGGAAACACCCTCAACAAATTATCGGATCTAAATGCTTATAAAATTAAATTGCTTTTACCAAAAGGAACGAATAGAATCCTTGTGAAATCAGCTATTACAAATGGAAATAGCTATTTCTTTTTAGCTTTAACGGATAAGCAAAACCAACCCATTTCAAATTTAACTTATAATAACAGTTATAAAGAGTATACCAAATCAACCACACAATCCCTTAAGGTGGAGGAAATAATCCCAGATTATGAGGCTTATTTTGTCAATAAAGTAAAAGCTAATCCAACTAATGTCTTTTATAAAATTTTACTTTTCGATTCATATATTCACAATAGAAAATTAGAATTGGCCCAAGATATCATTGAAGATTTAGACAAACAATATCCAAACAGTTCAATGATAAAAATTCGATTGGCTAAATACTACAATTTTAAAGATGACGATCAAAAGCTTGAAGAAATCAAGAAAAACATAGAAATTCAAGATCCGGATTATTATTTTGCCTTAGCCACCAAAGCCCAAAATACAGATTGGATATCATCTATCAGTATGACCGAATTAGAAACATACCGAGATAGAGCCAAAAAATTGAAATCTCCTTTAATAGGGATTTTATATGATTTTTATATCAATGCTAGAAACTCTAACATAGATGCGATGATTGTTAACTTAGATGAATTGTTCGCTAAATCAAACAACAGTGAATTTTACATTACAAACTTAGCCAAGTTGTATGATACTTTAGAAAAGAAGAAAGAAAAAACAATAGCAATGCTAGAAGAGTTAGTAGCAAAAAAATCCAATTTTGATGCTTTAAGTAAATTAGTTGTCTACTACAGAGATGCAAATCGTAAAGAAGATATTAAGCGTTTGTTCTTAGAAAGAAAGAACACTTTGCCATATTATACAGGCGTAGCATCTGATTATATTAGCATTTTAATTGAAGAAAAAAAATACAATGAAGCTTTAGAAGAAATCAATAATTCTTTAGCGCTATTCCCTTACTCTTTTTACTTATTAGAACAAAAAGGACAGGTTTACAATTACATGTCGAATGTAAAAGAAGCCGAAAAATATATTCGACAATCTCTATCGCACAATTCTGGTAATAGCGAATTAAGAAAACAATTATATGATATTACTAAAACCCCTGATGAGATAGAAGAAATAGATATCAAAGACAAATACAAAGCCATAAAAGAAAGAAGAAAATCACAACTTAAAAGTGATTATGGTGTTGTAACATTATTTGATGAATATATCGTTAATATTTTGCCTGAAGGGGGAACAAAATCAAAAGTAGTTTTACTTTATGAAATCACAACAGAGAAAGGTATAGAGGAAATGAAGGAATACAATTTAAACACCAATTCTATTACATTACAAAAATCAGAAATTGTAAAAGAAGATGGTAGTTTGGTTCCAGCAGATAAAGGGGAGGGGACTTTGGTTTTCCCTAATTTAAAAGTGGGTGACGTAATTTACTTGGAATATGAATATTTCAATAATTCTAGCGGAAGATTTTATAAAGATTTCAATTTGAGTTGTTATTTCAACAGCACTTATCCAACGGTAGAATCTATGTTTGCTATCATCAATCCAACGGATGTTAAGTACAACACCAAATTTAGCAATGGCGATATTGTGCCAACAATCAAAAAAATAAATAATAAAACGTGTACTATTTGGAGAAGAACTAATGTTCCTGCCATGCCATTATTGGAATCAAATTCAAAAAATTATAATGATTTAACGAATTCTGTTAATGTTAGTTCTATTAAATCATGGACAGATATCTCAAACTGGTATTCCGATCTAGTAAAAAAATCACTTAAACTAGACAAAATTACCAAAACCACCTTTGACCTTATTTTTCCTAATGGTTCAGCCGGAATGAATCAGGAAGATATTGCCAAAAAGATATACACTTACATCGCAGAAAATATCAAATACAGCTCACAAGATTTTAGACAAAGTGGCTATGTTCCTCAAAAACCATCCATAACCATTACCACCAAACTTGGAGATTGTAAAGATGTTTCAACACTTTTCGTCGCACTAGCGCAATTAGCAAATGTTAAAGCAAACTTGGTTTTGGTTTCCACAAACAATAACAGTGCACAGCTAATGTCATTACCTTCAAGAGAATTCAATCATTGCATCGTAAAAGCTATTATTGACGGTAAAGAGGTGTTTTTAGAATTAACTGATAAATATTTACCTTTCAAAGCTTTGCCAATTTCATTATATAAAGCCAATGCCTTAGTTATTTCTTTTGATAAAGCCGAAAACGAAAAATCATCAATTATAAAAATACCGTTCGATAGCGCAATCAAAAATGAAATTATTACCAATAGTGTTGTAAATCTATCTGAAAATGAAATTACACTAACGAACACTCATAAAGTTATTGGAGCCAGCAAAGCTTATTTTAATGAATTATTTTCAGAGGCTACAACTGATGACGTAAGAAAAAAAGAATTAGAAGAAGATTATAATGCCAAACTCAAAAAAAATATCAAGCTTCAAAACATCAAATTAATAAACAATAAATCCCTTGATGATAGTATTGAGTTTGAAACGAAACTTTTAGTTAATGAAAAAATCAAAAATGTTGGAAACCTAAAAATTGTTGATTTACCTTTTATTGACAAAGTATATACGCGCGATATAGTAGCCGAAGAAAACAGAAATTACGATATCAAGTACATAACCTACGAAAATAATCTAGACTATAATTCTACTATTGTTTTAAATATTCCAGCCGACAAAAAGTTCACAGAAATTCCAGAAAACAAAAGCTATACCTATAAAAATCACAGTTATTCTATAAACTTCGAGTTGATTAAACCTAACTCTCTAAAAGTCTCCAGAATAGTAACAACACCATGGGACAATATTACAACTGCAGAATACGCTGATTATAAAAAATACGTAGAGGAAGTGATTGCCAACGAAGATCAAGTTGTCGGTTACAAATAA
- a CDS encoding Gfo/Idh/MocA family protein — protein MLKVGVLGAGHLGKIHLRLLQQSEKYELVGFYDENHENGAKIEAEFGYKQFDTIAKLIHAVDVIDIVTPTLSHYKCAKVAIKSGKHVFIEKPISTTVEEAEEIIALSKEYQVKGQVGHVERFNPAFTAVKNMIDNPMFIETHRLAEFNPRGTDVPVVLDLMIHDIDAILSVVKSKVKEVHASGVSVLSQSPDISNARIEFDNGCVANITSSRISMKNMRKSRFFQKDAYISVDYLDKTCEVVKMKEAPEVPGDFDMILQNAEGEKKQIYFANPEVSHNNAILDELETFADAINNNTTPIVTLEDGTEALRVAYMIIDSMKQKSN, from the coding sequence ATGCTTAAAGTTGGCGTTTTAGGTGCTGGTCACCTCGGAAAAATACACTTGCGTTTATTACAACAATCTGAAAAATACGAACTTGTTGGCTTTTACGATGAAAATCATGAAAATGGTGCAAAAATTGAAGCCGAATTTGGATACAAACAATTTGATACTATTGCCAAATTAATTCACGCTGTAGATGTTATTGATATTGTAACTCCTACCCTTTCTCATTACAAATGTGCTAAAGTTGCTATCAAATCTGGAAAACATGTTTTTATAGAAAAACCTATTTCTACCACAGTGGAAGAGGCGGAAGAGATTATTGCTTTATCCAAAGAATACCAAGTCAAAGGACAAGTGGGTCATGTGGAACGATTTAATCCGGCTTTTACAGCAGTGAAGAATATGATTGACAACCCTATGTTTATTGAAACGCATCGTTTGGCTGAATTCAATCCGCGTGGTACTGATGTGCCTGTAGTTTTGGATTTGATGATTCATGATATTGATGCTATTTTGAGTGTTGTAAAATCAAAAGTAAAAGAGGTTCATGCTAGTGGTGTATCTGTTTTGAGTCAATCTCCTGATATTTCTAATGCTCGTATAGAATTTGATAATGGATGTGTAGCTAATATTACCTCGAGTCGAATTTCTATGAAGAATATGCGTAAGTCACGTTTCTTCCAAAAAGACGCTTATATTTCTGTAGATTATTTAGATAAGACTTGTGAAGTAGTGAAAATGAAAGAAGCTCCTGAAGTGCCTGGAGATTTTGATATGATTTTGCAAAATGCAGAAGGCGAAAAAAAACAAATTTATTTTGCTAATCCTGAAGTTAGTCACAATAATGCCATTTTAGACGAATTAGAAACGTTTGCAGATGCCATCAATAACAATACTACACCAATAGTTACTTTAGAAGATGGAACAGAAGCCTTACGTGTGGCTTATATGATTATCGATTCTATGAAACAAAAATCAAACTAA
- a CDS encoding porin family protein: MKKLLLAAGIVLVTLTAQAQEKSQGLKGAWWATAQFGYQQTKSGDTKGTNLTVLPLAGYFISPSVTVGAGVGMINIKAENATGTTANTNLIVVEPLIRKYWNVAGNFYFFGQLAAPIISGKEKEADTKVSQYGLAMSGGMDFFVTKHFSVEFSYDLANFTSTTIDPATGNKTTVTNFSLAHVASADPTYISALGGSMPNLTTPLSFGFKFVF, encoded by the coding sequence ATGAAAAAATTATTATTAGCAGCAGGAATCGTCTTAGTTACTTTAACTGCTCAAGCACAAGAAAAAAGTCAAGGTCTTAAAGGCGCATGGTGGGCAACAGCTCAATTTGGTTACCAACAAACAAAATCGGGTGATACTAAAGGAACCAATTTAACTGTTTTACCATTAGCAGGGTATTTCATTTCACCATCAGTTACTGTTGGAGCTGGGGTAGGTATGATAAACATCAAAGCCGAAAATGCTACTGGTACAACTGCTAACACTAACTTAATAGTAGTTGAACCTTTGATTAGAAAATATTGGAATGTAGCTGGTAATTTCTATTTCTTCGGGCAATTAGCCGCACCAATTATTTCTGGTAAAGAAAAAGAAGCAGATACCAAAGTATCTCAATATGGTCTAGCTATGTCTGGTGGTATGGATTTCTTCGTGACCAAACATTTCTCAGTAGAGTTTTCTTATGACTTGGCCAATTTTACATCAACTACTATCGATCCAGCTACCGGAAACAAAACTACGGTTACTAATTTCTCACTTGCTCACGTAGCTTCTGCAGATCCAACTTACATTAGTGCCCTAGGTGGAAGTATGCCAAACTTGACTACTCCATTGTCATTCGGATTCAAATTCGTGTTTTAA